CAGAAAAGGAGAAAGGAAATAGGCTCAACATGTTAGACTCTAGAGAGGCACTAATCAACCTGAACCATGATCATGCTGATCGTAAACGTTCGTAAAACCATGGTGATCTTAAGTCTCAAGACATGCCGAGAGTCGTACATTGCCTTACAATGAAGATTATAACATTTTCTGGCAACTTCTTTCAcatcttatatttttttagtggttcaCCAATACAACACAAGTTTAACAAGGTTAAATTTAGTTTCCATGAATATAAATTCCGCAATCTTGGCAATCTTAATCTTATTAGCACTAATATTACCGACTTATATGATACTTATATACACGTGTTCAAACATCAAACTTGACATAAGTATCATTAACACTTAAGATCCAGCACGAAGCCGCTTTATAAAGTTATAACATTCCCTATCTTCTAATGCCTAATTAGATAAAatctagaagaaaaaaaaaacaagttgatAAATAAATACCTTGTTCTTGGAAATCCTTATCGGTTTTCACAAAACCGGCAACCAAAGCCCTGGGCAAGACGTTAATCCATTCTTCTCGGTTAAGGTCTCTAGGAATCGCACCCAAAACATTATTCAAAAGATTCTCTTTAGTATATATAGCCGCTGCTGACCCATTATGACCATCAAATATCTACAAAACCAAGTTCAACGATAAAATCTCCCCGTCTCATACAACACATTCTAATCAATCAATAACAGTATATATAAACACGAGTAATCGAAAAATACCCCGAAAACAGAATAAGTGGTGACACCATCACCCAAGACGCGTTGGCATTCCGATTTAAGCAAAGTGAAATCCTCCCCTTTCTTAGAGTGGTTACATTGCCCACTGGTGATTTCGGGTCTTTCGATTCTCTCACTTGCAACTTCACGTTTTAATAACACTGATAACGGGACCGCAGCGTGATGATGATCAGTCTTAACACCCGACATTTTCTCAAACTTACTCTATAACATCATCATTCTTTTTCTCattctcatatcatatatatatatatatatctaaatatttCCATATAAAGAATCAATCCTAAAAACAatcaaacattatataaaatttttatatatcacAGTTGGGGatgagtaaaaataaataaataatatgtacttacttgataataatggatttatttataaaaatgaatacATAGAGGGAAATATGTTCCCTTTATTTTGCGCGAGAGAAAAGGAAGTGAAATATGGAGGTCTCTGATGGCCTCTTATTCTattcccttttttttcttttttttttttttttttataggaaatattataaattttaaaatattatttttggtttttttgtcATGTGCAAGCAAGTGTCCATAAACATAAAACGCGCACCGcttttctgtttttattttttatttgtttgaaaaaaaaaataagggaaAAAAGAAAAGCCGACTTGAGATGAGAATGAGCTGTAACTGAATAATGAgttgtttaattatttaatttcatGTCTTTTTAACCGAAATGCTTGCCTGCTTGGAAACTCCTATAAACTTTTCATCTACGAGTACAATGACATAGTGAAAATAATTAGATGGAGGCCaggatttttgttttttcagaaGATTATTTAGAAAAATAGATTGTTAATTACTTTTACGATCAGTagtttttataaacttttttatgtatttaaaaatatttgtctaCGAAAGTATGAACTCAAGCCTCTTCTCATATTCTTATTTAGAACTTTTTATAAGTAGATATAGTTTACGAATTAAGTCAATACAAAACATACACTTTTAATAAACGCTTATAATGACATAACGAATAAAGTATTTCGATTAAgttacaattatttaattaagaaacTAAATAGACACTACCCAAACAAAAACACTAATTTATAAACTTCGCAAAAGCTCACTTTATACAATTATGCAACTACTTTAGTTGCATGTGGTAATTAAGTAGAGCGTATGTATGTGGGGTCCTTCTAAAGTGTGTTAATTATAATTAACTGAAGATCAAGCCGACTTGAGTCGGCCTCGAAAGATCTTTGAAGCCTTGGAAGGTTATAGCTTAACTTTTACTTTGGCAGAAAAGCACAAATCTTGtggttaataatataaataaatatataagaaatagGCAGCACCAAGACAACTCATCTACACGTTTTTCCGGTCACTACGGAGAGACATATGTTGATTGATTGGTACTACTACTTCTCATCTTTAACCCATATGAACATCCCCCATTAATTATTGTTCAaccttaaataaatataacatattttttttctaccGATTTATTTAATACTAAGTTATAACTTTAGCTTTGTTTTGATCATCATTaatctttataataaaatgcatcaagttttcaaaaagaaaGACTTTTATTCtagattaatataaatatgtatggTAATGAACATGCATGCTACAGAATTTTGAAGATCTTACAAGTATAATAAATAGAggacttttaaattattattttttcaataatacgAGTAGTTTCAAACAGAAAACCTCACTAATTAATTAGTGAGATTTTTTTTCGTTAGACACTAGTAACTAGAATGTGACTAACGGGTTAGTAAAATCGAGAAACATGCTGAAATAATCCAGCAGCTCAATCAAGTTTTTAAGATATTTGGACTTTGGAGGGCCTTGTAACCTCCTCATGCTCTTGCTGAACTGGGTCTTTTATTGGGCTAGGCCGGTACATATCAATCTAGGTGCTCAAAATTTCTTTCATTACATGTATCAGATACATACATTCAATGactcaaatttgattttattcataaagGGACGGACTTGTAAAGATGAGAATTTTTTTTACTACACGAGTAAATGATATTAAAATTacattatccttttttttcaaacaaaatacTGTAGTCGATCATTCTAGTTTATCAGCCAGTTTTGAGCTTGTGCAAATCTGGAAGAGAGTGAGGAATTGCATTCGTGATCATCGCTGGTTTTCCCTTCGACTTTGAAGATTCGGCATTATCATTTATGATCGATCCATTTTGCATTTTTGTGACATCATTATTAACACCTGGTGATCTAAGCTCTCTCGTACTCTTCTCCTTTGAAAGTATTTTAGCAAATCTAAAACAACCAATCAtaagaaaaaatcaaattaatactAAAAATCACTTGTATCGTGCGGGTGCAACTCCAACTTATCATATAAGAGAAAATATATAACTCCTCACATACTaaatgttttaatatttattatgtaatgaaTAAATAACTGGGCCACaagttttttatgaattaaatacTAAGATTTGAGGGTTCtatacctaaacttaggtacaTATTCTCATTCCTCATGTTATAATCTGCCGCATATATACCTTATCAGAGCTTCTTCATTGGTGGTGCAATGATAAGGTTCGTAAATGCCCGTCCCTAAGTTCACCTTCGATACCGGTTTGCTTAATAGCTCTTCGCCAACTTGCACGAGATCTTCCAagttttttttcgttgcaaggTCCATTGAAGCAACGTCCCCACTTAAAGTGTCATCCTGAACACGTAGGTAATTCTCAGCGGAATGAAGGCCTTGGAAGACGGTAGAGATATGATAATCAACCATATCACCACTTGATTGAGTAAATACATCAATCAATGGAGTCGAGCCACTACTTGCCAACCACCCAAAAACACCCCAACTAGACGATTTGCTAGCATCATACTTCTCTTCGAATCTTGGGGAGCCTGTCCCTAAGGACAACACCAGAAAACGCCCGTATTCTGTTGGTTTAATTGGAAAGAAATCCATACTACCTGCCGTTATCTCCTGTGTCACTTCACTTATCGCAACCAAAGTCTATATACAAAAATGAACATTAGTCACGACTGGTTAATAATTAGCGTAGtaacactatatatatgtattgttgattaagatatatatcatgcgccaaattaattaataacgcACTGGATTATTTGCAGCCACACCGCCATCAATAAGATTAAATTCTTCAAGGAGATTTCCTTCTGGATCTTGGGTTGCAAAAGTATGTGAAGGAAGATAAGTTGGTGCAGCCGATGTACCAATGCATATATCGGATAGCATTGCATCCAAACTTGGGTTTTTCTTcagctgatgatgatgaaccaTGAAATTaagatattaattaaaattaccaCATATATTAACTACTCATCATTAGAATAGAGTTTTATAGTTATACTTCTTTCTTATAACTAAAACACAAACCCAAAATCCTATCTAAAATAGCTAGAGAACAGAAATAAAAGAGATCGATCAGTTTCTATTTAATTAAGTAACCTGATAGCTAGAGAAGATGGTAGGCTGCAAACGTTTTATATCAAACGTTGGAATCACGACATTAGTCAGTGTTTCATGGAGTTTTGTGTTTCCTAGTAGATCTTGAACGAGTTCATGTAGATAAACCCCCTCGTACTTTGGTCCAGATAGCGCTCTGATCACTTTTTCAGCATGTCCAAATGGATTGCTACATGTATTAATTAAGAGTAAAAACATATCAAATACTGAAGAAAGAGAACTAATTCACTCGCGATCCTTGGCGGCAAAAATTGatcagatacatatatatatatatgtaacgtTTTATGTAACAAACATACTCATCATGTGGGAAGATCCTGGGACAATGTTCCAGATAGAAGTCTGTGATATCCTTGGCTGCAAAAAGGGGACGGTTCTCTTCATTAGGGGCGGTTAACATAGCTGTCACGAGGCCGCCAGTACTTGTTCCAGATATTACATCAAAATAATCCGCTAGTCTTGCATTCTCACCGTCTATTTTCTGCAATTAATTGCGCTTAATAAAATGTTACTTAAACGTTGCATTGTGAtgtatttttgaaagaaaaaaaacctatatatatacagagtAGAAAATAAGTTGTACCTGAAGTTCGGCTTCTAAAAAACTAAGGATAACACTTGGAATGATTCCTCGTACGCCACCTCCGTCGATACTTAGTATTGTGATCAAGTCTCCATATGTTGGTCGTTGCAAAGGCGATCGCGGTGCTCCTTTAGAAGGCATGGCTAGCTAGCTGGCTAATATATATGTCCAATGTTATAAGGTATGTATGTTTCTTATATTATTGTTGATCATACAATGTATACTGTAGTAATTATATGTGAGGAGAAACTAAATTTTAGAAAATGGTAAAGTTTTGAAGAACCGAATGTCAACTATTTATAGTGTTGAAATCAACTTTTTTCTGGTCAACAAAAAGGAATATATATTGTTGCGATAAGGTAGACGTTCCAACTCCCAACCCCTATCTAGGCAACCGGGAGTTTTAGTTGGATATACGCAGTTTAATtactaaaaatactttttaaaaattataaataataatatttgaaaaatgagaTACTATGTTTAGCGTATCCATCGAATCACATCACGATTCACATGCACAGAGGAGAAGTAAGccacatgaaaaaaaaatattttttttaaggaaatggTGTTTTTCCCAATAGAGTTTTACAAAAATGGTCGTTCAAAccacactacaaataatattacgTTTTTCTATActtttagttagcgtgaacaaattaaaatatttgtcacgtttttatgtgtgtaaaatatgtaaaactaaaagtgtgtaCAAGTTAATCCACACTTAAAACTGTTGTATTCTAAAAGTTCATACTCTGTAGTGTGTGTGGACTTTCATATGTAATTTGTAACACCACATTTGTTCACACCAAATATTTAGTTGGTGTAGAAAAATATGACgtgacaaattaaatatgaaagttcacattaaaaagtgtgaacttttataatACCATGCATAGTTTTAATTATCTACACATTTTTAATTCTTCATatatttacacacaaaaaaagcgcgataatttttttaatttgttcatactaactaaaagtgtgggcaaatgcaatattatttgtagtgtcaTAATTTTCTAAAACCAGTTAAGCCGGAGTTCTTACCTCTATCCTTTCAAACTATGAATAAAGACGAAGTTTTTGTACGGATGCTGCATTTTTCGAGGCATTTGGTGTAAATACGAACTATTGCTTTTGAATTTGTAAAACTACGAAAACCGGTGTTTAAGACACcggttttcatatttttggaccaaagccggtgtctaagacaccggtcttACATTATGTGGCACACTTTATGACAAAGTCGGTGTCTTAGATACCGGTCTTCACTTTATACACCAAAGCCGGTATCTTAGAAAACGGGTTTCCAGTGATGCTAAAATTCTTACTCCATGTGTTTCTCTCCCAGCCTTGcttatttcattatttgattAGAAATGAAACGAGCTACAATAAATGACAAATACTAATACTCCACGTGTTTCTCTCAAAGCCTTGcttatttcattatttgattACAGTATGAATATGCAAGTCAGAGTCCtctgtttttcaaaaaaaaaatagtgtttgaaaccggtgtctaagacaccaaCGTTGAGACAAAACACAAGAAAACCCGACCTCTTAGATACCAGGTGAAAATGAAATACCGGTGTCTAAGATACCGGCGTTGTGCCACGTAATGTaagaccggtgtcttagacaccggctTTGGTccaaaaaatttgaaattttacaaattcaaaaacaaaagttCGTATTTACACCATATGCCTTGAAAAATGTCGCATCCGTACAAAAATTTCGAATAAAGACAGAGTTCCCACCTCTGGCCTTTCTCTGtgaaatttgtaattaataaaacGACCCATAGCCAACTTTAATCTGCACGTTCCACATACAAATCGGCACCACGGCATGGTCCAGATGTTCATGCCGTGGAAAACACCACGTACCAGGGTGCTCTAAGTAAAAGGACTACAAAGTCTGTTACGCAGTTGATCAATGGTTTATCACCAAATTAAGTTTGTTAATTAGAAGTAGTTCAATTTATGCTTTCTTGGTCAAGATTTCAAATTCTAACTCTACAAGCTATTGTTTTGGTTGTATGTCCAAAATTTGATCATATTAGTCATTACATAATTCCTCGATTGATGTATTTTAGATAAACCGCCACAGTAGAATTATGAATATCtgatatatacaatatataccACTGTATATTTATGCATGCCATATATAAATAGAAGTCAATATGGTCCACACTGTATTTAGTTTGTTATGAGTTATGACGCAACGTGATAGCACTATCCGACATGCAATATAACCTTGatgtaacaaaataaaaaactttgaGTATTTAGATTCCCTATAGAAGCCTCTTTTTCATtaacatctatatatatctataataatctTGTCGAACATATTgaagtttattaggagttaaaACGAAAACAAAATCTTAGCAAATTTTCACCAATAGGCGATAGCCACGGTTACGGATTTTGCGATGGAAGAGACATCTTGGAAAAGTCAACATATTGACTAGTTTTTGCTACGGATTTGCGACTACCAGCGGGATAAGATTATAAAAAGTCAACAATTTGactatttgtttaaaatttgataaaacaAATATTTCGTCGCAATAGGCatgcaaaataaaaatatccaaaataaCTACTCGTATAAAATTAGAATGCCGTTGCAACTTGCAAATCCGTGGTAAATAATAGAGACGTAAAGTTTCTTAAAACACTAATTAATACGTTATATCCGTGTAGCAAAtccatagaaaaaaaaagataataaaaataaaaacttttgcTGCGGCCATTTTTTCTAGACCGTTGAGAATCAAATTTGCGCATACAAGAATCAATGACATGTCACATGTGTGTATGGTACAATACATATTGGCCGGTATGTGTATGTAGGTTAGTCATTTAACATACAATTGTTgcaaaaaaaacttacaagaaACCCATTAAACGGCATTCTTATCCTTTTCACATTTCATTTTGATTGAATTTATAGATTGATCGGTCAGTCATATATCAACATATACTGCAATAATTGTTGCAAGATTATGACTCTGTCTTCCAATTTGAAGCTCTCTTGCATTCGATCCCTCCTTTATTTTACTTGCAAAATGGTGAAAGGACCTTAATTGATATATGTAAAAATCAAGGTATGTTGATAAGTCTGGTGTTTTTACGCCACATCCAAGATTCGGATGGAGATTTGGGAAGAGGGGGAACAAGAAGAGCCTTCCTACACAAACCAAACGGCCAACCCTCACAACGACAAAGCTCACGAAATATAGACCGTCTCCTTCTAAACATTGGAAATTCGATACTGCTCATGCTTGAACAACGAGAAAGATTTGTCTTTACTGACATAAACTCTTCTGCAGTCGTAGCACTTGAACACCGAGAAAGGCGGCTACAAGGAGAGTGGAACTCATATTTATCTTCATTAGCATCACTTGCATATGCATATGCATGTTGTTTTTCCTTTCTATTGGGAAGTAAGTCATCAATTAAGGGGAAATCCCATATGAAGCTATCCATTATAAGTCCACTCTTCCTCTTTGACTTCGATTCCATGTATTGACTTATAACTGCTGAAACAAAAATCTGCGGAAAAGAAACATACCCATATACACGTAAGGTGGCAAAACATGTTCAGGTTGAAAATGGGTCGGGTCAAAAGGCGGGCTGCGCTATGTTAATCCACAAACACTTTTTCCCCCATTTTCAAGTTATTTGTTTACAGAATGAATATAATGTTAAAAACCAAGGTTACTACAACAATAATTTCTGTTTTGAATAAACCAATTCAAAAGGTTGCATATATGTATTAATAGTAGTAAACTACTTTGGGCTACTATCAACCTGTTTCTTTTTAGCTAAGTTTTCACTGTACTTTTTGACTAGTtttagataaaacataacccaaataagccCATTTATAAGTATTAGTTTGAAAATTCCACCACCAAAAAGTGATACTTGTAAAAATACATCACTAATTAAAACATGGATAAGTACATTACTTCTTGTTCATCGTCGTACTCACTGACATCATCATCTTCGTGTTTTAGGCTACAAGAAGAAAACTTTCCGCAGAAAGTATGGCACGTTGCGAAAGCATCCTTGAGAAACTTGCATCTCTTGGAGGGGTTTGATGGTTCTTCATGATGAAACAAGCTCATTATCattgaaagaaaattaataGCATAGGGATTGAGGTATATATGGTTTTACATAACATGTATGCATACTGCTTAACTTATATAGTagtattcaaaatattaatggTAAATATATAGCTAGTAGCTGATTAGAAATTCAAAGGTATCTTTCTTGATTCTTTGGGTTGAAGCCAAAGTAAAGAGCATTTTCGAAAAATTTGAAACAAGATTATCTTATAATTCATCATATGATCCTTTGACAACCATACGAGGCCTATATGGAAAGCAACATGTTGTGTGTAGGTATTCTTGATTTGTGTAGGAACACGAATTATATGGATTTTACTATGCTTAGTGGTTTGTAGTTTAAGTTTTTACTTGAACCTTAAGTATTGGTAAAGGAGACTTGGCACCAAACTCTGATTACTACTTAAAGTAAAACTTATAACATCATAAAAACCCCTATCCATATGTTCCCATTATTAGaggatttatatatatgcatatgttgAACTATACAAATTATTGGATAAATAAATGTCATCAATCCTTATTTGGAAGTAT
The Erigeron canadensis isolate Cc75 chromosome 2, C_canadensis_v1, whole genome shotgun sequence DNA segment above includes these coding regions:
- the LOC122590159 gene encoding uncharacterized protein LOC122590159 encodes the protein MIMSLFHHEEPSNPSKRCKFLKDAFATCHTFCGKFSSCSLKHEDDDVSEYDDEQEIFVSAVISQYMESKSKRKSGLIMDSFIWDFPLIDDLLPNRKEKQHAYAYASDANEDKYEFHSPCSRLSRCSSATTAEEFMSVKTNLSRCSSMSSIEFPMFRRRRSIFRELCRCEGWPFGLCRKALLVPPLPKSPSESWMWRKNTRLINIP
- the LOC122588237 gene encoding patatin-like protein 2, encoding MPSKGAPRSPLQRPTYGDLITILSIDGGGVRGIIPSVILSFLEAELQKIDGENARLADYFDVISGTSTGGLVTAMLTAPNEENRPLFAAKDITDFYLEHCPRIFPHDDNPFGHAEKVIRALSGPKYEGVYLHELVQDLLGNTKLHETLTNVVIPTFDIKRLQPTIFSSYQLKKNPSLDAMLSDICIGTSAAPTYLPSHTFATQDPEGNLLEEFNLIDGGVAANNPTLVAISEVTQEITAGSMDFFPIKPTEYGRFLVLSLGTGSPRFEEKYDASKSSSWGVFGWLASSGSTPLIDVFTQSSGDMVDYHISTVFQGLHSAENYLRVQDDTLSGDVASMDLATKKNLEDLVQVGEELLSKPVSKVNLGTGIYEPYHCTTNEEALIRFAKILSKEKSTRELRSPGVNNDVTKMQNGSIINDNAESSKSKGKPAMITNAIPHSLPDLHKLKTG